The Deltaproteobacteria bacterium genome contains a region encoding:
- the feoB gene encoding ferrous iron transport protein B, translated as MPKKHKVDEIVIALAGQPNCGKSTLFNAVAGFKVDTGNFAGTSVAFAETSLRLDGRLLRIIDLPGTYSISSFDPAERVARDYLLSGEVDVIVNVVDSALLSRSLELSLQLLEMKIPMVMCLNMIDEAHRKGISIDGQKLFELTGIRSEHVVAVLGSGIEELFRKALEVADGSFNPVQPTYDLDVEDCIAKISKSYPTALLQTLKMNERFVILRLLEMDDELEEIAKKIAPEFVNMVRNERKSLADLHGWSEASVLASHRHALVLDIYEQIASHQHGALPGLRDKIDRFMTDPFGGSITVIASLLLTFYLAFFLGDKVAGLIDEPLSNLLTYVSSLGTGLTIALLSGLAEGVFAGAGIVLPYLIPLLLLLAIYEDSGILPRIAFMVDGILHRVGLHGKSVMPLLLGCGCNVPAIMATRNLENSRDRFITMLTIPFVICSARSVIILALAGKYLGAVWVAGLYVFAIAIAATVSFALSRSKRYPSLGLFMEVPALRRPYPSIVVKKVWLRLREFIIVAWPVILISSVVLSALSHFGIDTYINHALSPLTTWVLGLPEIVGIALLLGIFRKELTLVMLEAALGVNDFTSILTHAQILVFVVFTMFYIPCIATLAALWKEGGYKTCLKSAALNFGVALILAGIIAQIATAI; from the coding sequence GCCCTTGCTGGGCAACCAAATTGCGGCAAATCCACTTTATTTAATGCAGTAGCAGGTTTTAAGGTTGATACTGGTAATTTTGCAGGTACCTCGGTTGCCTTTGCTGAAACATCACTTAGGCTTGATGGTCGCTTATTGCGAATAATTGACCTCCCCGGTACATACTCAATTTCATCATTTGATCCTGCTGAACGAGTCGCGCGAGACTATCTGCTATCTGGTGAGGTTGATGTCATTGTTAATGTTGTCGACTCCGCATTGCTTTCGCGTTCTTTAGAGTTATCGCTGCAGCTTCTTGAAATGAAAATACCGATGGTTATGTGCTTAAATATGATTGATGAAGCACACCGTAAAGGCATTTCTATTGATGGGCAAAAGCTGTTTGAGTTAACCGGTATACGATCAGAACATGTAGTTGCGGTATTGGGCAGTGGCATTGAAGAATTATTTCGTAAGGCTCTTGAAGTTGCAGATGGTAGTTTTAACCCAGTGCAACCAACCTATGACCTTGATGTAGAAGATTGTATTGCCAAAATCAGCAAGTCTTATCCCACCGCTCTTTTACAAACACTAAAAATGAATGAGCGATTTGTGATTTTGCGGTTGCTTGAAATGGATGATGAGCTAGAAGAAATTGCTAAAAAAATTGCGCCTGAATTTGTCAATATGGTGCGTAATGAACGCAAAAGCCTCGCTGATTTACATGGTTGGTCTGAAGCTTCAGTGTTGGCATCGCATCGTCATGCTTTGGTGCTTGATATTTATGAGCAAATTGCATCACATCAACATGGGGCACTACCAGGTTTACGTGATAAGATTGACCGGTTTATGACTGATCCCTTCGGGGGTAGCATAACCGTAATAGCTTCATTGCTGCTCACTTTTTATCTTGCCTTCTTTCTTGGCGATAAAGTGGCCGGACTTATTGATGAGCCGCTTTCAAATTTGCTTACCTATGTTTCATCGCTTGGTACTGGTTTAACGATTGCTTTATTGTCTGGTCTAGCCGAAGGTGTATTTGCTGGGGCGGGTATTGTATTACCTTATTTAATTCCGTTACTGCTTTTGCTCGCTATCTATGAAGACAGCGGCATACTGCCACGTATTGCTTTTATGGTTGATGGCATTTTGCATCGCGTTGGTTTGCACGGTAAATCGGTAATGCCTTTGCTACTTGGTTGTGGCTGCAATGTGCCAGCGATCATGGCCACGCGTAATTTAGAAAACTCGCGTGACCGCTTTATTACCATGCTAACAATACCGTTTGTGATTTGCTCAGCACGAAGCGTAATTATATTAGCCTTAGCCGGTAAATATCTTGGTGCTGTTTGGGTAGCGGGGCTTTATGTTTTTGCAATTGCTATTGCGGCAACTGTTTCTTTCGCGCTTTCACGTTCAAAACGCTATCCGTCACTTGGTCTATTCATGGAAGTCCCAGCTCTACGCCGACCTTATCCCAGTATTGTAGTAAAAAAGGTCTGGTTGCGTTTGCGCGAATTTATTATTGTGGCATGGCCAGTGATCTTAATTTCGAGTGTGGTTCTTTCTGCCTTATCACATTTTGGTATTGATACTTACATTAATCATGCCTTATCACCATTAACTACTTGGGTGTTAGGTTTGCCAGAAATAGTTGGCATTGCTCTTCTACTTGGTATATTTCGTAAAGAACTTACTTTAGTAATGTTAGAGGCGGCTTTAGGGGTAAATGATTTTACTTCGATATTAACTCACGCTCAGATATTAGTGTTTGTAGTTTTTACAATGTTTTATATACCTTGTATCGCTACGCTAGCAGCACTATGGAAAGAGGGAGGATATAAAACCTGCCTTAAATCAGCGGCATTAAATTTTGGTGTAGCACTTATTTTAGCTGGGATAATTGCACAAATTGCTACGGCAATATAA
- a CDS encoding polymer-forming cytoskeletal protein, with translation MVAGVIGKGLYIKGELHGEDDLVIEGTVEGTITMKKSLIIEVGGRIKADIQTENITIRGEMEGDLNARHKIAIHAGGRLVGDMTAPSIEIEDGAYYKGHIEMTEV, from the coding sequence ATGGTAGCTGGTGTTATTGGCAAAGGCCTGTACATCAAGGGTGAACTTCATGGGGAGGACGATCTAGTAATTGAAGGGACTGTCGAAGGTACGATTACTATGAAAAAAAGCCTCATTATTGAGGTAGGTGGTCGTATAAAAGCAGATATTCAAACCGAAAACATTACTATTCGTGGCGAAATGGAGGGAGATCTTAATGCGCGTCATAAGATAGCCATTCACGCCGGTGGCCGCCTGGTCGGTGATATGACCGCACCTAGTATCGAAATTGAAGATGGCGCCTATTATAAAGGCCACATTGAGATGACCGAAGTATAA